The region ACATTATAATATAGTGAAAACTTGAACCAAAATCAGAACAGTCCAAGGTTAACTGACTTTCATTCAGTGTGTGCAGAGTACAGAGTACAGAGTACAGACCCTTTTCCTCTCCGGCCGTGCCCCACCCCATCGATGATTCGGGTGGAAGGATGCCCCTCCATTCGTTTCACGTTTATTTGCATGAGAAAAGAAATCACGTCGCACACGTGGCCGACACACAAATCTTTGAGGCATGCCTCTGCCGGGGGTACATACCGCTGTACATAAACAATATTTCCaccatgcatacatacatatatgtatgtatctgtatgtacaatgtacatactATACTTGTTAGAGAGTGTGTATGTGCCTTTAATGATTTCCAAATTTTGCGCACCTTTAAACATTCTTCTCGGGTTTCACTTTCCTTCAGATCTTTTGAAGCACGGTTAAGTTGCATGAAGGGTTGTGTGCCCTTTATGGGGGCTCATCTCCATACCCCCTCCATCCACCTGGCTGCTGTAGTTTTGTGACTAATTGATTGAGGAGTGCCGAAAGTGGTATGCCACACCCTGACACCGTCTCACAGCCCCACTCTCGACTGTAGGATGCAAgctgcaacggcagcagcatgCATAATGCAAGGAGGCGGAGATGAGTGCCGagtgttgcagctgctgcattACCTGCAACACGGCGGCAAGTGGCATCCAACAGGGGCCCAGGGGGCCTGGGGGCCCGGGGAAGTAGTAGTCTGTGCAAAAAGCATGTCAAGCTCTGTGGCACatataaaatttatgcgaACCTCGCAAATGTTGTGGCGGAGTGGGCTGACTactgcatacacacacacacacacacacgaaaaagGGACACACGCACAAGGCTCATAAATTTTTATTGTGTGGTAAAGATGTCCCCCCGCTCCACCATTCGCATCATCACTAGACTGGTTCGTAGGGGAGTCTGGCCCAAggcccgagtaaacaacaatcCATAGCACAGTTTCGGGCTCGTCAATAGCATACGAAGGATCCTGGATACGGGGTACCGGATTAAGAGTGAGCTGGGtaatgggggatgggggggatgGATACACACAAAGTAATGAAGCAAAGTGCCTTCGCACGCCATTCAGCGCGAAATCAACTGGTCCTTGAGTCCCTCCCAGTCCCGGAGTCCAgattgcagttgttgtttctgttgctgttgccgttgctggtGCGACTGGCAAATAAATTCATTTCACTGTCTGGAAACGTCGGGCTTCGCATCGGCGGCTGACGTATGGACAGCGAGGACTACGTCGACGGATGCCTTGGCCTAGAGTTGGTGGTGCAGGAAGTGTTATTTAAATGCAGGATATTGTATGAGGAAATTTATTATCATTCCGCCCTGAcattaaagaaaatatagaGATATACGCATGCTCGTATTCGCCTGGCACGTGGATGTATGCTGGTAGACAACGCTGCTCAAAAGtaattaaaagccaacaattccggaccatatattttattacgGGACAAACAGCCCTCTCCGCTCTCCACTTGCCACAGCTCCGCATTCATTCTCTGCCACATCGgcttaaaatttattaattgcccCAATAATCAAGCAATTAGTTATTTTCGGGCAAAGCTCAGATATTTTTCGAGATATTTACTCGAATTAGAATTCCCCAATTTTCCAAATTGGCAATATTTGTTTACAGCTTTTACACGCTCTTTCCGTTTTGCGCGTTCCACACTTTTGGGATTCAAAAACCCGTAAAAGCGCAACTATTTTAATCTTCGCTTTTCCAAAGGTCTGGCTAGAAATGTACCCTGACCCCAGTCATAGGTGTTCCTCAGTACTCCCTCAAGCAGCCATTGGGAGGGCGTGTAACatgtatacaaaaattgtTGGCTGAAAGGGAATTTATTTTTCAGCTTACTCGTGCACAATGTTTATATTTGAATGTCATTCATTGTTATGCAGGATGACATGCGAATGTCAGAGGAATTACTGTTTTTAATTTCTAGTggaaaaagttgaaaaagCGGAAAAAATTGGCGAAAAGTAATATGAATAAAATTAGTTTTCTATTATTTGTATAGCAAATCCCTTTGACAGAGTATCCCCGGTTTCGACTAGCCCGCATTTCCGACTTTcatgttgttggtttttactTTTTCGAGGATAAAAAATGCATTGGAAGTTATCTATTTCACGCCAGCGTTTTCAAATACACTGgagtttaaatatttttacatttcAAATTCCTCTTTTATTCGGATTGGATGTGGAAGGCGGGAAAGTTTACAGGCGGTACAGTTTTGTTTCTCTGGTGAAAGCTGCGGTCTGAATAATTGAACAAAACCTGCAGGCAATTGAATATTAATGAGCAATTAGAGAAGAGTCCTCGACAAATACTAATAGCTGTGTCCAGGCTAATTGCAATTCGAATTCCCAGAGCTGCGTATGGCTAATATTTATGGTACCCTCAGAGCTGAGCCATAAACTATTTAGAATGGAggcagagaaggagagaaggTGCCGACACAGACTCAGGCGATATAAATTATTTGCAGTAGACTGATTGGAGAACCCATTGCCAGCCAGCTCTACCGACTGCAATGGCAGTGCGAGCAGTATCGTAAAAAGAGAGGGGATCCAAACTGAGAAGGCAaagtggaaaatgggaaacaAAACAGGCAGGCAATGGAGCTGATGCTGTATACATAACAGCTGCAACCGCAAGCGGGAAGTGCGAGTGGCAGTGTGGGACTGTGCCATGAGACATGGAGCATGGACAGGCCGCATGAaggctggttggctggctggcaggctggctggcaggctggcaggctggctggctggcttgcTGAAAGGCCGTCCAGGACGTGGAAACAAGGCGCAAACACTCGACTGCAAAgatagagaaaaatggcgcATGAAATGAAGCGGAAGTGGGGCAAAAAGGAACCGACAACAACTCATACAGAACCGGGGCACAGACGGAGTGCGGGTCGGGGGAACGGGCGAGTGTCTCCACCCAGCCAGCCACTTACAGAGCTGAACTAATATGTACATTAGTTTCTTCAGAATGCATGTGAACCAACTGATAAATGTCTGTTCATGTCTGAATCTCTATagatctatgtgtgtgtgtgtgtgtgtgtgtgtagtccGTGTGTGCGGTGAATCAAATCGAGCGTCGCATGAAAAATTTATGTcatttattttactttattttattttattgtattccATTTCATTCACTTGCGCTACcatacccccctccccccatttCGAACAGCAAACATCTGGCattggcagaggcagaggcaaacaATGTGACATCGCTTTGGCCTGCATTCGGAAAACTGCATTTTTAtaggccacacacacacacgcacacagaaaCACGAGCACCCAAATAGGCACACTCATATGGCGTGCATAACAATTGTGTGTCCTTTGGCATCAGAGGGAGAGATTGACAAGTTCTTTGGCAACCGCCGTAGAGATTTGAGCTCGGAGAATGTGTCCAAAAATGCGTCGGTTTATTCTGTCAGTCATAGAATACCGACAAGTATTAAACACGTACCTCCATCGATGGAGAACGTTTCGTTCTGCCCTCGCGTTTCTGCTATTCACTTGATTTATGACTCGGCAAAGGGCAAACAAGAACGAAAAGTAAAGAGTAGAGTGCGCCTGGTAACTATTTATCCCTGGCAGAAGGCGGCAAgaaaggcaaggcaaggcagcCACAACTATTGCATAGATAGGCAATTTTCGTAATTGCTGCGATGCGGATATGAATAGGACAGGGAGGGGGTAAAGGGAAGGGgtaggggaaggggaaggggaaggggccCCGAGCAGAGTGCGGTGAACCAAAGTTGATTTATAGCCCGGTGTGTACTGGTCGGCTGCTTCAAAGGACACACTGCATAAATATGCGATAAGCCCACCTCCCGACCATAAAAAGCGAGGGACACGCTCGCACACAGGCATAGACAGACTCACACAGATGCAGTTGGCATACACTTGCATAATGTATGCGGCAGGCGAGGGCTGGACAAACCGCAACAAGTGCACTCAGCGAATAAGGTGGAAGACTGGGCCAGAGAACCTTCCACGATAGTCAGGTGTATCTCTGtacctctgtgtgtgtgtgtgcatttaaGCGACATGTGTCGTCTTCACACTCAAATGCACTTCAAACGAGCCACGCTCACGTATCCCCACATGAACAGCCATTGGTGCCCTCCCCTGAACACTCACGGCTGGCATAAACTTCCGTATTAAATCGACTTTGAACTTGAAAATGTTAGTTACATGGTCACtcacagacacggacacagacacaggcagcACACAAGCATAAGCGTGCACGATAGTGGCATTTGAAGGTTATTGTGCGGCGGTGTGGTTGCACCTAATAATTTCGAGGCACGGCATGCGAACCGGTTGCCATTTCTAAACACCCCCGCCTTGAGCTGTGGTGAGTCTTTTATGCACTTGTCCGAATTCCATTTCGGTTCGCATGAAAGTAATGCAAGTCCTCATTACACTAAGAGATGGCAACCGAAGGGGACAAGGACTGGCATTCATCCACTCGTAGATATGTATAACTGACAAAAGCTAATCCAAGTGCCTGCTAATCAAGTGGTGGTGCAGTTGGAGTGCAGGGCTAAGCAGGGGTAAGCCGCATACAGGGGAAAGCCCTACAAGTCGTCTTTGTGGCATTGTCTATcagactcgactcgactcgactctgcCGCAGCCCAGCGCAGCATGTAAGGGAAGCATTTTAATGAGCTATGCCTTCAGTCATTATACTGGcttttcagtttctgtttctgctctGTTATGTTAAGTTTTCCCAGGGCTCTCGGGAGAGCTCACTTGGCATTTTAAGCTGTGTAATTAGCAGTTCATGCATTAGGTTGCTGTGCAGCAACTTGTAAACAAATTCAATTGGAGACGAGAtacgaaaaaataaaacaccaGCAAGTCGCAGAGGCCAGACTCTTTTGGGTGAATATGGAAGAGATTAATATTGAAAAGTCGCAAAAAAAAGGTGGCTTCACTAACCAAATGCTACCTCTGTTTTCACCAAGATGCCCATCATCCACATATGATGCATAGTCTGGGGGGTCGTCATGGCCAAGCCAAATCTATCGCCATGTTGGCCAAATCCCCCGTTTTGGCCTAGAGTGTGTTCGGAGACTATAAACTCAGCTGGCATTAAATATGCAACATTCTCGCTCGGGGTTTTATGGCGCCGCAATGTATACTATGCAAACGCACATGTATGCGTACTCGaagtacgtgtgtgtgtgtgcgtatgcaTGTAGTTCCATACGATGACACTTTACCAGGAGCTTGACAGTTCCCTCGCCTCGCTCTTGGGGTATTTTCTTTCGTTTGCTTTCATTTTTATGcgttttaaatttattttgctgAAAGGCAGAGCAAGTACGAGACGAAAGCAGCCTCTGGCAATGGCGCCCGTCGCACGCACGCAGAACTTCCGCCCCGCACATGTggcagagtgtgtgtgtgtgtggcaggcaggcaggactggcagaggagagagagagagagagagagggggaaacGAAAACAACGCTTTGCTTGCCTGCCAGTCTCCATTTTTATTTATCGTGCCAAGTGATTCTGTGTAATTGCAGAAATTGCGTTAAATTATTTAACAAGCGGAGGGGCTGACGGATGGAGCTGGGCGGCGGGGTAGGGGTAAGGGTAAGAGAaggagaggcagcagcaacatttcaAATTCATTTACACTTTACGCACAAAGCAAAGaggaaattgaattcaataaattttgtAGCCAAAAATGCCACAGACGTACAGGAAATTATTTTCCACCAAAAACAGGAGAATAAACAAAACCGAGAAAcgaatgaaaattgaatttctatttataaatacatattagTTATCGGCCGGTGGGGAATTTATTGtctaattcaatttttattgcagTTTCAGGTTCGCCCGAAATGCCGCTGAACGAGGTGCCGCTCTGGGACGACCAAACGACCGACGACAATTGGTTATGCGGAAGCCGGATGTGAAATTTACTTCAAGGATATGAAAATAGCACATCAAATGGCCCATAAACACACACGAAACCAAACGGAAGAGCTTAAATAAACCATACAACAACACAGCCGAAAAAAGAgagtacaaaaacaacagcaaaacaaaagcaacactgccggaacaacagcaacaatagccacacaacagcaacagcagcatcaaatCAGTAAGAGGAAGtcgaaacagaacagaacagaacagaaagaaaagaacagaacagagggaaagaaaagcgaaagcgaaagccaaaagccaaaattGTAAATGCTCCGTGTAAACACTTGAAAGCTCGTTAGGATAATACATCCTGTGCCTgccaccacacacacgcacacaaataaaCGAGAAAGGGACATCGGTAGAGGGCACAAAGGGCATCTCCTTGTGTCACCATGCGCCGCCAACAGTGTCTGAGTAGCCGCCATCAggacaagcagcagcacctcaGCCAGTACTAccagcacagccacagctgcaCCCACACTCACAGAGCCACACAGCAGGTACAGGACGAGTGCCCTTTTCaggccattgccattgcatAGTCGcgcttccgtttccgtctgcTCACTCGCTTGCCTCATTTCCGCTGCGGCTGCAATTAAGCGAACAACCCCGAAAAGTATCAGCAAAATGGCGCGCGAGACCAAATTTAACGGTGGGTTATCACGAGAATCTCCTCCAGCTTCAGCATCCTTTAAATTTCCCTCTACATCTCTCTGTATATTTCAGATGCACTCGACTACATTTACATAGCCAATACCATGAATGATAACGCCTATCTCATAGCGGAGCCCCAGCCCGATCTCCCCGATGACGACCACGACAaggacgatgatgaggaggagcaagaGGCAGAGGATACGAACAATAACAAGCAGAGAAAGCATTACTATGGCTCTGGGCCTGAAAAGAGAAAACATTTCCGGAGCTCCCTAGCGCTGAGTGCAACTACCACCGACCCTACCACCGGCCCTACCTCACCCCTGACCACAGCCGCCCtagccgcagctgcagcgagTGCCTCAGTggccgccgcagcagccagGATCACAGCCAAGGCTGCCCACCGAGCTCTGACCACCGCAGGAGGATCGAGCAATGGCAAAGAGGTGGCGttggcgacggcgacagcgacagcgacggcgacgacgctCCAGCTTATCGATCTGGACAACAATTATACGAATGTGGCCGTGGGCCTGGGGGCGATGCTGCTCAATGACACACTGCTTCTGGAGGGCAGCAACAACGACTCAATGCTGGGCATCTTCGGTGACATGGGGAATCGGAGCGGGCAACTGGATATGGTCAATGGCAGTGCGGGGAGCAATGTGACGACCAGCGAAGTGGCAGAAGATGATTTCACGCATCTGCTGCGGATGGCAGTAACCTCGGTGCTGCTTGGCCTGATGATACTGGTCACCATCATTGGTGAGTACCCGGAGGAGTCTGGCGTTCTCCTCAAGCCGAAGCCCAAACATAGACATAATTATTTCAGTCTCAGTCGTGGTCTCCGTCCCAGGCCCACCCCAAATAAATTCCTCGAATGCCAGTCTCAGGCACGCGCCGGGGCCTGTGACTGGGCCCCCTTAAAATCCGTGGGGACTAAGGCAAACAATTCAATAAGGAGGCAGCCGACTTGATTGCGGGGAGGCACAAGCAGATGGACAGGGCAACGGAAGCCAGGAGCACTCGGCACTGAGAGGAGCCTTGGCTTCAGTTGTAGATAATAAAATACGCGTAACTGATATTTATGATACTGGCAGAgcattttatattatttattattgttgttataATGGCTCAGAGCAGAAGcggcagaagcggcagcagcagcagcagaggcatcAGCTCAGTCTCAGTTATTAATAAGGCGGCTCAATGAGGGGAGAATGATAGGATAGCCAGGGAATGAGAATTGGGTTGGTGGATGGCGCATGGCGAATGGCGGATGCTTTTGTTGCCGGCTACATTCATTACACGCATTTAGCCATAAATCcgaaggcaaacaaacagacagaagGAGGGAGGCTTCCATCAAGGCAAGGACACGCCGCATTAAAGTTGacagtcaatcaatcaatcaatcacagctcccgccccccgccccaccaaACATTTCCATGAGCGAAACTTTATGTTCACATTGTAAAATCGAAAGAaatgtacaacaaaaaatcaaacagATACAAATTCAAACGGCGAACGGCAAACGGCGAACGGAAGTGGAGGTAACAGAGAGACACAAGAGCTTTCAGCTAAAATtgatttcattaatttaaGTAGATTTCATGTCGTTTCATTTAAAACGGCGACACAGAAGTCGAGAGGAAAGCAAAAGTAACGAGCGCTGGAAAGTGTGCTGCGATGCGACTTCGTCCTCCCGGAGGCCATTTACTtgattcgcattcgcattcgcctCGCATTTGTTTCTCCATTGCGATCTTCGtctaatttttgtttatttagttCGGTCTCTTGTTCCTTCCCCCCACTTCCTGTCGTACTCTCGCCCTTTTCTCGTTTTCTCGTTTTGTCGTTGCatagttttccttttttccttcttttcgcTCGACTCACTTTTGAACTTTTGCAGGTTTTGTCTCCGTCTCGAGCATTTAgcatttaaaaagaaaatgctAATGAGTTTTAATGCTAATTTTAGCCAGATTGCTTGTCGGTTTCGGTCACTCCACACCGCACTCCAAGCAAAAAAAACGTTGAAAACAGCAGACCAAAGTCGCATAATGGCGGGGGGTTGCCCGAAGACTTTTAATGCGTCAAACGGCTGTCGTCTGTTGTGGAATCCGCCCTCGCCTGCACTGGACTCACACATGCAAACACACCTGGCAGGCATGAGGCTTGTGTGCTTGCCTCTACTTTGACACTCAAGTATCTAATTGCATGTGTCTTGGCCATGtctgtccgtgtccatgtccgcATCCGAGTATGTCTCCAGGCGGCATCTGTCCGTGGcgtggcgtgtgtgtgtggtggcaCTCTGCCGGCGGCTGTCGGCGAATTCAATGCCACAAATTGCATGTCTCGCACCTCCACAGTGCCACACTGAAGGCTGCTTACAGTGCTTTCTTTTGCACCTTCAAGTGGGCCACAAGTAGTCGTGACAGCCAGTGGTgaaacaggaaaaaaaacgaagaagaacCCAACTGGCAGACATCAAAGGTTGTCTTGTCTTCGGCCCCAGTCGCTCTCCCAACAGCCTCTCactcttactctctctctctccccctcaaGTGGCTCTGTGATGGGGGTCTGGGGCTTTTGGCAAAGTTTACGACAGCGCGATTAGCTCATGTCGTTTATTTTGGCTTTTGTGAACTTTGTCTTTGTCTGCCAGCAGCTCAAGTGCAACCGAGGGGGCGGAGGCAGGGGGCCAGCGGCGGACAGACTGCATTGGAATTGTAGCAGTGCAATGCTGGGAGACAAGTTTAATAAGATTCTCATTTCATTTGGGCCGCGGCCTTCGGTGTCTCACTCAAAGAAGTTTGCCAATTTTCGAAAAACTTTATCTGTTCCGTtgcggttttcggtttttagggtttcgtttcgtttcgtttcgattcggtTCAGTTCAACcgagtttcagtttcagttcatTTGGGGGCCATCGAGTCATCGAGCTAGACTTGGGAtgtaattgaattgaaaactTTCGGTCTCAAGTCAATTTTCGCAATTAGGCCGCTGAAAGCCTCACACATGCTTCCTCCCTGGCAAAGTTGAATGCTCCATTTGATTGAGTTTTGCTTTGTACCATTTCAGGCAATGTGTTTGTTATAGCCGCCATCATATTGGAGCGAAATCTGCAGAACGTGGCCAATTATCTGGTGGCCTCGCTGGCCGTGGCCGATCTGTTTGTGGCCTGCCTGGTGATGCCCCTGGGAGCCGTGTACGAGGTAAGTAAGGTGCAGCACAAAGCAGTGGGGTATTTATTTAAGCACACAAAAAGTAGTTGAATGTTCAGTTAGCCGGCCTCATCAGTAGCTCAATGATCAGAACCAATACGCTCGATAGCACTCCGCCCAGATAAAGCAGAAAACAATTCTTAAAAAATGCCAGCGGCAAGGGCTGAAATGGGCTCGTGTCCAGAGGCAGCTTCTTGATGCCCATCATGTCGCGAAAGCTGTGGAAGCTCATTTGATTCCATCGGCGCAGGAAACCCGACTCCAAGATGCGTACGTAGAATTGGGGAAAGGCAAACCTCAGAAGCGACTCCGTGGAGATGGGCAGGCGCAGCAGCCGCGCCTTGGTGCAGAGCTCCTTCTCAGTCATGCGGAACTTGGGCACCTTCATGTTCTGCTGGTAGAGACTCAGGACCTGCCAGTTGGGACTCCGCATCACGTAGGCATAGCTGTAGTTTAACTGGAGAAAGTGCTGGATCATTGTATCCGTGTCCACGAGCCGCAAGCGATCAGCCAGACACCTTGGCAGACGATTCTTGTAGAAGATCTGCGGCACAGTCGGATCGTCGGTCATAATTCGGAGGCCACTGGATCGCATTGTAGCCACATTCGTGATGGCTGGCTCAAAAAAACCCGAGGTAAAACTTGTGGCCATGAAGCTCTGGGTAACGCTGTTAAAGATGACCATCCCGAGCAACGAATACACCTCAATGTATACCTCCGACAAACGCAGGTTAGCGAAGGCCCTGCCCGGCAGAGGAATTCCCAAGCCCAGCCTCAAGCTGCTCAAAAGTGATCCCAGCAGCGACCGCCGGGGATTCGCCAGGTACTTGATGGCGGCATAGCAAATGATCGACAAGGCCATCACCatacggatggatggatggaccaGCTTCAGACTGTAGTTGGTCAAGGGAACTGGAACTCGATTCGGCACCACCAGACAAATCCTCGAATCTGTCAACACCGGACTGGTCTCCGACAGGTTGGAATCGTCCACCAAATTAGCCACCACATCCACAATGCGACCGTCAGAGTGGTCCCCGATCTGATACTCGGAGCTCTGCCGCCCCTCGCTGGGCAGGATGTCCATGCTGGAATTCATGTAGGTCATGAACTCCCGCATTAAAATTCCCAAAGTGCCGCCAATAGAGATGTTTCCCCCTCCGGGCACATTGCTGTCTCCCGTTGAGTTGAGCTGGAAAAGACAACTGGATAAACAGCCAAAGGTGACTGTAGCTGCTCTCAGAACTTACCCAATACACATTTGGCATATCGTTGGTGACCTGCACGAGGAACCTGTGCTTTCTCTGCCTGAGAATATACTGAAAACTGCTGTCGCGGGTCGTCAGCTTCTGGATGGTCATAGTTTTGGAGAGGTAATAGTATGTCCACGCCTCGTACTTGTTCTCCCTCCTGAAGATCAGAATAGAGCGGACAAACTGCCGGCGATAGCACATGGTGAAGAAGATTTGCATCTCTTCGTCCGTGAGATGCTGCAACTCCTCCTCATCCGTGGCTGGCCGATGGAAGAAGAGGAAAGTGGACCCTGCCCGACTGAGCAGAGTGTCATTGACGGCAGAAAGCGTGGGATCGCTCAGGCCAGTGAACAAAGTGATAACTATATTAGTAGCTTTCAGATAGTGATGGTTGAGGGGTCCCAAGTTCGATCCAACAACGTACAGGGGAGTGTTAAACTTCTCCATCAGGCGCTGCTGCAGCGAGGGCCTCAGATCCATGTGTCCCGTGAAGGTTATAAAGTTACGAACGCTAAAAAGACCCGCATATACATAGATTACTTCGAATAGGGTGCCGATATCCTCGTCCGCACTCTGCTTGGACATTTCTctgtgctgctgccacttttgttggct is a window of Drosophila pseudoobscura strain MV-25-SWS-2005 chromosome 3, UCI_Dpse_MV25, whole genome shotgun sequence DNA encoding:
- the Ir56a gene encoding uncharacterized protein Ir56a; protein product: MRILWFCLCLWSGGILLASSQQKWQQHREMSKQSADEDIGTLFEVIYVYAGLFSVRNFITFTGHMDLRPSLQQRLMEKFNTPLYVVGSNLGPLNHHYLKATNIVITLFTGLSDPTLSAVNDTLLSRAGSTFLFFHRPATDEEELQHLTDEEMQIFFTMCYRRQFVRSILIFRRENKYEAWTYYYLSKTMTIQKLTTRDSSFQYILRQRKHRFLVQVTNDMPNVYWLNSTGDSNVPGGGNISIGGTLGILMREFMTYMNSSMDILPSEGRQSSEYQIGDHSDGRIVDVVANLVDDSNLSETSPVLTDSRICLVVPNRVPVPLTNYSLKLVHPSIRMVMALSIICYAAIKYLANPRRSLLGSLLSSLRLGLGIPLPGRAFANLRLSEVYIEVYSLLGMVIFNSVTQSFMATSFTSGFFEPAITNVATMRSSGLRIMTDDPTVPQIFYKNRLPRCLADRLRLVDTDTMIQHFLQLNYSYAYVMRSPNWQVLSLYQQNMKVPKFRMTEKELCTKARLLRLPISTESLLRFAFPQFYVRILESGFLRRWNQMSFHSFRDMMGIKKLPLDTSPFQPLPLAFFKNCFLLYLGGVLSSVLVLIIELLMRPAN